One Thermofilaceae archaeon DNA segment encodes these proteins:
- a CDS encoding oligosaccharide flippase family protein, which translates to MGGQSRISDAASESALVAFSLFGGQVLATFVAGISSIILARILGPEGYGRYSLAPTVAGLLMLGTGFGTTAALTREVSRAVAQGDSRSAAQLVGVVLRFNLLASLGAAAVGFALAEQLSQALLNRPDLAPLARLMLPLVIVDTLFNVASAALLGLSDAKALALLPVARDAVRSVASPLLALRFGCEGALAGFVAGHAAAAALGVAMLKARFRELRAAPWGELRPLLRYGLPLYTSVALSTSLATYQNSIIAWVATDEEVGNLKVAANFVALLQLVSFPISSALFPAFSRMEKGEAGRAFRYAVKYSSLVLVPAGAFTIVAARDLVRLVYGGAYALAPAYLSLNAVSLLWSGLGSAVLASFFQGIGETRVLFAVTLTNAALFVPLSAALAPWLGVFGVIIATLLSNLASTLYGLREAVKRDASIDWRTAVLVCASALSAAAVVVVLGHLRAHYILRLAASAAAFLAAYGALLPLTGCLERADLESLEAAFSREPLRTLARPVLKLESVLLRATENLLHKTP; encoded by the coding sequence ATGGGGGGGCAGAGCAGGATTTCCGATGCGGCGAGTGAGAGCGCTCTAGTCGCGTTCTCGCTGTTTGGGGGGCAGGTGCTGGCTACGTTTGTAGCGGGCATCTCGTCCATCATTCTGGCGAGGATACTGGGCCCTGAAGGCTACGGCAGGTACTCGCTTGCCCCCACCGTTGCGGGCCTGCTGATGCTGGGTACGGGTTTCGGCACAACCGCGGCTCTGACTAGGGAGGTGTCTAGGGCGGTGGCGCAGGGGGATTCCAGGTCGGCGGCGCAGCTCGTCGGTGTGGTCCTCCGCTTCAACCTTCTCGCCTCGCTCGGTGCAGCTGCTGTCGGTTTCGCGCTGGCTGAGCAGCTCTCGCAGGCGCTCCTCAACCGGCCGGATTTAGCCCCGCTTGCCCGCTTAATGCTCCCCCTGGTGATTGTTGATACGCTCTTCAACGTGGCTTCCGCAGCGCTGCTGGGCCTCAGCGACGCCAAGGCTTTAGCTCTGCTGCCGGTGGCTCGGGACGCGGTGAGGAGCGTAGCTTCGCCCCTCCTCGCGCTGAGGTTCGGCTGCGAGGGGGCTCTGGCGGGCTTCGTAGCGGGTCACGCTGCAGCTGCGGCTCTGGGGGTAGCGATGCTGAAGGCGAGGTTTCGGGAGCTGAGGGCTGCGCCGTGGGGGGAGCTGCGGCCCTTGCTGAGGTACGGCCTCCCCCTCTACACCTCGGTTGCGTTGAGCACCTCGCTGGCGACGTACCAGAACTCCATCATAGCGTGGGTTGCTACGGATGAGGAGGTGGGCAACCTGAAGGTGGCCGCCAACTTCGTCGCGCTCCTCCAGCTGGTCTCCTTCCCCATATCGTCGGCCCTCTTCCCCGCGTTCTCAAGGATGGAGAAGGGAGAAGCGGGGAGGGCTTTCCGCTACGCGGTCAAGTACTCCTCCCTCGTCCTAGTCCCCGCAGGTGCCTTCACGATTGTCGCGGCTAGAGACCTAGTGAGGCTCGTCTACGGGGGGGCGTACGCTCTCGCTCCAGCCTACCTTTCCCTCAACGCCGTCAGCCTCCTCTGGAGCGGTCTCGGCAGCGCCGTTCTAGCGAGCTTCTTCCAGGGGATCGGCGAGACGCGCGTCCTCTTTGCGGTGACGCTCACCAACGCCGCTCTCTTCGTGCCTCTATCGGCCGCGCTCGCGCCGTGGCTCGGCGTCTTCGGCGTCATTATCGCCACCCTCCTCTCAAACCTCGCTTCCACGCTCTACGGTTTGAGGGAAGCTGTCAAGAGGGATGCGAGCATCGATTGGAGAACCGCGGTGCTGGTGTGCGCGTCCGCCCTCTCGGCCGCAGCGGTGGTAGTCGTGCTCGGCCACCTTAGGGCCCACTACATCCTCCGCCTCGCCGCCTCAGCCGCCGCTTTCCTGGCCGCTTACGGTGCCCTACTGCCACTAACAGGCTGCCTCGAGAGAGCGGATCTAGAGTCACTAGAGGCGGCGTTCTCGCGCGAGCCCCTGAGAACCCTCGCTCGACCAGTGCTTAAGCTGGAGAGCGTTTTACTCCGAGCTACTGAAAACCTCCTGCACAAAACACCGTGA